In Pseudoliparis swirei isolate HS2019 ecotype Mariana Trench chromosome 11, NWPU_hadal_v1, whole genome shotgun sequence, a genomic segment contains:
- the cldn11a gene encoding claudin-11a produces MANSCLQLSGFIVSCVGWLGVVIAISTNDWVIMCKYGLNTCKKMDELEAKGPWAECVISTGLYHCYSLSQILELPAYIQTTRALMITGSILGLPAVAMVLMSMPCISCGGNEPQGSKNKRTVLGGVLVLIVALCGLVSTVWFPIGAHRERGLMAFGFSLYTGWVGSIFSLLGGCILTCCSSDSSSYSESRPYQDNNRFYYSKQGGGNPAAAPSSNHAKSAHV; encoded by the exons ATGGCAAACTCGTGTCTCCAACTGAGCGGCTTCATCGTCAGCTGCGTCGGCTGGCTGGGCGTCGTCATCGCCATCTCCACCAACGACTGGGTGATCATGTGCAAATACGGCTTGAACACGTGCAAGAAGATGGACGAGCTGGAAGCCAAAGGACCCTGGGCCGAATGCGTCATCTCCACGGGACTCTACCACTGCTACTCCCTGTCGCAGATCCTGGAGCTGCCAG CCTACATCCAGACGACCCGCGCCCTGATGATCACGGGCTCCATCCTCGGCCTCCCCGCCGTGGCGATGGTCCTCATGTCCATGCCGTGCATCAGCTGCGGCGGCAACGAGCCGCAGGGCTCCAAGAACAAGCGCACCGTGTTGGGGGGGGTGCTCGTGCTCATCGTCG CACTGTGCGGTCTGGTGTCCACGGTCTGGTTCCCCATCGGCGCTCACCGCGAGCGCGGCCTCATGGCCTTCGGCTTCTCCCTCTACACCGGGTGGGTGGGCAGCATCTTCTCCCTGCTGGGCGGCTGCATCCTCACCTGCTGCTcctcagactcctcctcctactcgGAGTCCCGCCCCTACCAGGACAACAACCGCTTCTACTACTCCAAGCAGGGCGGCGGGAACCCGGCGGCCGCCCCGTCCTCCAATCACGCCAAGAGCGCCCACGTCTAA